One genomic segment of Mesoterricola silvestris includes these proteins:
- a CDS encoding S41 family peptidase, whose amino-acid sequence MRTLTWLTVPMVLAAGATAHAQIDARLMRYPDVSATRIAFTYASDIWVVAKTGGLAQRLSTPKGEEVFARFSPDGKEIAFSANYDGNMDIYVMPVGGGVPVRVTHNPAADRVVGWTPDGKSILFASGMESGRDRFSRLFTVPKEGGIPQALPVPYGEFGTLSPDGKTLAYMPISTDFRTWKRYRGGMASEIWLYDLVKKTSFRLPAEGGSNDSMPMWHGDTLYFLSDRDAVKRGNVWSYNLTTKAFKQITFFKEFDAHFPAIGPSDIVLEAGGRLHRIDLATGSLSEVKVEVVTDLAARKPRTENASKLISSASPSPQGKRAVFEARGEVFSVPAERGYVVNLTHTPGVAERFPSLSPDGKRIAYFSDRSGEYELCLRASDGSGEERQVTHMGPGFRYNILWSPDGKRVVFGDQAMRINVCDLETGKVTAIDKGFYLMHGGMEQFRGSWSTDSRWFSYVIDTARRNGVVKLYDTRDGKVTQATSAYYNAGDVSFDPEGKYLFLTTGQNFSPTYSDLDPTWIYANTTRLAAIPLRKDVASPLAARNDADAEKKDEKKEDKKEDKKADKKADKPAAPAVDIDLDGLEGRMVLLPPPAGNIADLAAVKGKVVYRRIPHVNPDGESKGNLQYYDLEEREEKTILADVDGAAVAAEGGKVLVKRKDAYAFLDIKADQKLDKRLPTADLPMEVDPAAEWRQIFNDTWRLERDYFYDPGMHGVDWKAMKARYGKLLDDCSTREDVNFVIGELISELNASHAYRGGGDVEMPQRRAVGLLGADFALENGQFRIKKILKGASWDAGAKAPLAQPGLNVKEGDYLLAVNHVPLDTKLDPWAAFQGLAGKTVLLTVNDKPGSAGARDILVETLGNEGQLRYQAWVEAKRAYVDKASGGRIGYIYVPDTGIGGQTDLVRQFQGQWDKDGLVIDERFNSGGQIPDRFTELLGRKVLNYWGVRDGKDWQWPVTAHHGPMAMLINGWSGSGGDCFPFYFRQAGLGPLIGRRTWGGLIGISGAPALIDGGNITVPTFGIYSTDGKWMIEGHGVDPDIEVIDDPALTAQGKDPQLDRAIQEVEDSLKKNPPTRPAKPAYPNKSGF is encoded by the coding sequence ATGCGTACGTTGACCTGGTTGACGGTACCCATGGTGCTGGCGGCGGGGGCCACGGCCCATGCCCAGATCGATGCAAGGCTCATGCGATACCCGGATGTGTCCGCCACCCGCATCGCCTTCACGTACGCCTCGGACATCTGGGTCGTCGCCAAGACCGGCGGGCTTGCCCAGAGGCTTTCCACCCCCAAGGGGGAGGAGGTCTTCGCCCGGTTCTCCCCGGACGGCAAGGAGATCGCCTTCTCCGCAAATTATGATGGAAACATGGATATCTATGTCATGCCCGTGGGGGGCGGCGTGCCGGTGCGGGTCACCCACAACCCCGCCGCGGACCGGGTGGTGGGTTGGACCCCCGACGGCAAGTCCATCCTCTTCGCCTCCGGCATGGAATCGGGCCGGGACCGGTTCAGCAGGCTCTTCACCGTGCCCAAGGAGGGCGGCATCCCCCAGGCGCTGCCCGTGCCCTACGGCGAATTCGGCACCCTCTCCCCGGACGGGAAGACCCTGGCCTACATGCCCATCTCCACCGACTTCCGCACCTGGAAGCGCTACCGGGGGGGCATGGCCTCCGAGATCTGGCTCTACGACCTGGTGAAGAAGACCTCCTTCCGCCTCCCGGCCGAGGGCGGGTCCAACGATTCCATGCCCATGTGGCACGGCGACACCCTCTATTTCCTTTCGGACCGGGACGCCGTCAAGCGCGGCAATGTCTGGTCCTACAACCTCACCACCAAGGCGTTCAAGCAGATCACCTTCTTCAAGGAGTTCGACGCCCACTTCCCGGCCATCGGGCCCAGCGACATCGTCCTGGAAGCCGGGGGCCGCCTCCACCGCATCGACCTGGCCACCGGAAGCCTTTCGGAAGTGAAGGTGGAGGTGGTGACCGACCTCGCCGCCCGCAAGCCCCGCACCGAGAACGCCTCCAAGCTCATCAGCAGCGCCTCCCCCTCCCCCCAGGGCAAGCGCGCCGTGTTCGAGGCCCGGGGCGAGGTGTTCTCGGTGCCCGCGGAACGGGGCTACGTGGTGAACCTCACCCACACCCCCGGGGTGGCCGAACGCTTCCCCTCCCTCTCCCCCGACGGAAAGCGCATCGCCTACTTCAGCGACCGCAGCGGCGAGTACGAACTGTGCCTGCGGGCCTCCGACGGCTCCGGCGAGGAGCGCCAGGTGACCCACATGGGCCCGGGCTTCCGGTACAACATCCTGTGGTCCCCCGACGGCAAGCGGGTGGTCTTCGGGGACCAGGCCATGCGCATCAACGTCTGCGACCTGGAAACGGGCAAGGTCACGGCCATCGACAAGGGCTTCTACCTGATGCACGGCGGCATGGAGCAGTTCCGCGGCAGCTGGTCCACGGACAGCCGCTGGTTCAGCTACGTCATCGACACCGCCCGGCGCAACGGCGTGGTCAAGCTCTACGACACCCGGGACGGCAAGGTCACCCAGGCCACCTCCGCCTACTACAACGCCGGCGACGTGTCCTTCGACCCGGAGGGCAAGTACCTCTTCCTCACCACCGGCCAGAACTTCAGCCCCACCTACAGCGACCTGGATCCCACCTGGATCTACGCCAACACCACGCGCCTGGCGGCCATCCCCCTGCGCAAGGACGTGGCCTCCCCCCTGGCGGCGCGCAACGACGCCGACGCGGAGAAGAAGGACGAGAAGAAGGAGGACAAGAAGGAGGACAAGAAGGCCGACAAGAAGGCCGACAAGCCCGCGGCCCCGGCCGTGGACATCGACCTGGACGGCCTGGAGGGCCGCATGGTGCTCCTGCCCCCACCGGCCGGGAACATCGCCGACCTGGCCGCGGTGAAGGGCAAGGTGGTCTACCGGCGCATTCCCCACGTGAACCCCGACGGCGAATCCAAGGGCAACCTCCAGTACTACGACCTGGAGGAGCGGGAGGAGAAGACCATCCTGGCCGACGTGGACGGCGCCGCCGTGGCCGCCGAGGGCGGCAAGGTCCTGGTGAAGCGCAAGGACGCCTACGCCTTCCTGGATATCAAGGCCGACCAGAAGCTGGACAAGCGTCTTCCCACCGCCGACCTGCCCATGGAGGTGGACCCCGCCGCCGAATGGCGCCAGATCTTCAACGACACCTGGCGGCTGGAGCGGGACTACTTCTACGACCCGGGCATGCACGGGGTGGACTGGAAGGCCATGAAGGCCCGCTACGGCAAGCTCCTGGACGACTGCTCCACCCGCGAGGACGTGAACTTCGTCATCGGCGAGCTCATTTCCGAGCTGAACGCCTCCCACGCCTACCGCGGCGGCGGCGACGTGGAGATGCCGCAGCGGCGCGCCGTCGGCCTCCTGGGGGCGGACTTCGCCCTGGAGAACGGCCAGTTCCGCATCAAGAAGATCCTCAAGGGCGCCTCCTGGGACGCGGGCGCCAAGGCGCCCCTGGCCCAGCCCGGCCTCAACGTCAAGGAGGGCGACTACCTCCTGGCCGTCAACCACGTGCCCCTGGACACCAAGCTGGACCCCTGGGCGGCCTTCCAGGGCCTGGCCGGCAAGACCGTCCTGCTCACCGTGAACGACAAGCCCGGCAGCGCCGGCGCCCGGGACATCCTGGTGGAGACCCTGGGCAACGAGGGCCAGCTGCGGTACCAGGCCTGGGTGGAAGCCAAGCGCGCCTACGTGGACAAGGCCTCCGGCGGCCGCATCGGCTACATCTACGTCCCCGACACCGGCATCGGCGGCCAGACCGACCTGGTCCGCCAGTTCCAGGGCCAGTGGGACAAGGACGGCCTGGTCATCGACGAGCGCTTCAACAGCGGCGGCCAGATCCCCGACCGCTTCACCGAGCTGCTGGGCCGGAAGGTCCTCAACTACTGGGGCGTGCGGGACGGCAAGGACTGGCAGTGGCCCGTCACCGCCCACCACGGACCCATGGCCATGCTCATCAACGGCTGGAGCGGCTCGGGCGGCGACTGCTTCCCCTTCTACTTCCGCCAGGCGGGCCTTGGCCCCCTCATCGGCCGGCGCACCTGGGGCGGCCTCATCGGCATCAGCGGCGCCCCCGCCCTCATCGACGGCGGCAACATCACCGTGCCCACCTTCGGCATCTATTCCACTGACGGCAAATGGATGATCGAAGGCCACGGCGTGGACCCCGACATCGAGGTGATCGACGACCCCGCCCTCACCGCCCAGGGCAAGGACCCCCAGCTGGACCGGGCCATCCAGGAAGTGGAGGATTCCCTCAAGAAGAATCCCCCCACCCGCCCCGCCAAGCCCGCCTACCCCAACAAGTCCGGCTTCTAG
- a CDS encoding type 2 periplasmic-binding domain-containing protein, with translation MKILSVLKSIAILAACAFAQAQTDVTVYTYNDRPPFVVDKAKQDGLEYRLCQWLTKASGTYRFNLKVIPAPEAKALVEKGEMKGVLLGVNKVWFPEAVRTSNLWTPAILWDRNLVVSMDAKKVEYAGPGSLAGLRLAGVAGFVYPALTDAVKAGRIQRLDCGSEILALEAMAAGKADVTIVSEWTLMYAQLRLDIKGNFYQSNKPFLEFERVILVPPSMKALHEHLSKLLADVRKNPGWQEATSL, from the coding sequence GTGAAGATACTGAGCGTCCTGAAGAGCATCGCCATCCTCGCGGCCTGCGCCTTCGCGCAGGCCCAGACGGATGTCACCGTCTACACCTACAACGACCGTCCCCCCTTCGTGGTGGACAAGGCCAAGCAGGACGGCCTGGAGTACCGCCTCTGCCAGTGGCTCACCAAGGCCAGCGGCACGTACCGGTTCAACCTCAAGGTGATCCCGGCGCCGGAGGCCAAGGCCCTGGTGGAGAAGGGGGAGATGAAGGGAGTGCTCCTGGGCGTCAACAAGGTGTGGTTCCCCGAGGCCGTGCGGACCTCGAACCTCTGGACTCCGGCCATCCTCTGGGACCGCAACCTGGTGGTGTCCATGGACGCCAAGAAGGTCGAGTACGCCGGCCCCGGGTCCCTGGCGGGCCTGAGGCTCGCGGGCGTCGCGGGCTTCGTGTACCCGGCCCTCACCGATGCCGTGAAGGCGGGCCGCATCCAGCGCCTGGACTGCGGCTCCGAGATCCTCGCCCTGGAGGCCATGGCCGCCGGCAAGGCCGACGTCACCATCGTGAGCGAGTGGACCTTGATGTACGCCCAGCTGAGGCTGGACATCAAGGGCAACTTCTACCAGTCCAACAAGCCCTTCCTGGAATTCGAACGCGTCATCCTCGTGCCCCCTTCCATGAAGGCCCTCCACGAGCATCTGAGCAAGCTCCTGGCGGACGTGCGAAAGAACCCGGGGTGGCAGGAAGCGACCTCCCTTTAG
- a CDS encoding response regulator produces the protein MTVLLVIFMLLAFVGIDYLVRETTRRMRENRQRAAREEILKVAVRLDIAGEVKTLKRIEVPEPRARILAVDDEGIVLDSFRRILVLEGYNVDTVENGPEALNLVQRHDYDFVFTDLKMPIMDGVEVVKAVKHLRPDVDVVVITGYATIETAVETMKHGASEYVQKPFTAEELSEFVNRLLVKRQSRLDAQKEPTVRIVSPTQAEGSPAGEFCVPGGSFISPGHAWVRIEPDGQVRVGIDDFAHKALGIISAVGLPDPGKTFQAGDPLFTLKRGDEEIHFRAPITGKVVEDNARLKGEPFLIDNSPYKDGWVCRIKPADLAAELGALRIGRPVVEWYGEEIKRLRDLKAENEGKDLAWGTLESRFLQ, from the coding sequence ATGACCGTGCTGCTCGTAATATTCATGTTGCTCGCCTTCGTGGGCATCGACTACCTGGTGCGCGAGACCACCAGGCGCATGCGCGAGAATCGACAGCGCGCCGCCCGCGAGGAGATCCTCAAGGTGGCGGTCCGGCTCGACATCGCCGGCGAGGTGAAGACCCTCAAGCGCATCGAGGTGCCCGAGCCCCGGGCCCGCATCCTCGCGGTGGACGACGAAGGCATCGTGCTGGACTCCTTCCGCCGGATCCTCGTGCTGGAAGGCTACAACGTCGACACCGTGGAGAACGGCCCCGAGGCCCTGAATCTCGTGCAGCGCCACGACTACGACTTCGTCTTCACCGACCTCAAGATGCCCATCATGGACGGCGTCGAGGTGGTGAAGGCCGTCAAGCACCTGCGCCCCGACGTGGACGTGGTCGTCATCACCGGCTACGCCACCATCGAGACCGCCGTGGAGACCATGAAGCACGGCGCCTCCGAATACGTGCAGAAGCCCTTCACCGCCGAGGAGCTCTCCGAGTTCGTGAACCGCCTCCTGGTGAAGCGCCAGTCCCGCCTGGACGCCCAGAAGGAACCCACCGTCCGCATCGTGTCCCCCACCCAGGCCGAAGGCTCCCCCGCGGGCGAGTTCTGCGTTCCCGGCGGCTCCTTCATCTCCCCCGGCCACGCCTGGGTGCGCATCGAGCCCGACGGCCAGGTGCGGGTGGGCATCGACGACTTCGCCCACAAGGCCCTGGGCATCATTTCCGCGGTGGGCCTCCCCGACCCCGGCAAGACCTTCCAGGCCGGCGATCCCCTCTTCACCCTGAAGCGGGGCGACGAGGAGATCCACTTCCGTGCCCCCATCACCGGCAAGGTGGTGGAGGACAACGCCCGGCTCAAGGGCGAGCCCTTCCTCATCGACAACAGCCCCTACAAGGACGGCTGGGTCTGCCGCATCAAGCCCGCCGACCTGGCCGCGGAACTCGGCGCCCTGCGCATCGGCCGCCCCGTGGTGGAGTGGTACGGCGAGGAGATCAAGCGCCTGCGCGACCTCAAGGCCGAGAACGAAGGCAAGGACCTGGCCTGGGGCACCCTGGAATCCCGGTTCCTCCAGTAG
- a CDS encoding sensor histidine kinase gives MGTRIGTRLILGAGLVSALAIGLMAGLIMRSHNEGLISQLTRNANQLGETIKSSTHYDMLENRREGLHRQIRTMGTLRGEGIRKVRLFNKEGRIMFSSDSGEIGTAVNKRGEACYACHAEGQPLEKLDVNARARVYRDADGTRVLGIINPIPNEPSCYTAECHAHAASQRVLGVLDVNVSMAEADREMARARQVMLGFATLAIVCSSLIIWWLNRKLVVRPVEALMEGTLRVAQGDLTTAIKVEGHHELSHLAEAFNTMTSQISETRLQLTQADKLASVGRLAAGIAHEINNPLTGVLTYASLMAKRLPEGDPNAEDVDVIIRETKRCRAIIKELLDFARPAPPSRKATDLNEVCRHSLAVVMNQLSLNHINLALDLAQDLPEAYADGNQIQQIAVNLLLNAADVVEPEMGQIRLVTRVYDEAFVELQVTDNGSGIAPEDLPHLFEPFFSTKGNRGTGLGLAVTWGIVESHGGSIDVQTELGKGTTFSIRIPILNPEAGISPS, from the coding sequence ATGGGCACCCGCATCGGAACCCGCCTGATCCTGGGGGCCGGCCTGGTTTCGGCCCTGGCCATCGGGCTCATGGCGGGGCTGATCATGCGCTCGCACAACGAGGGCCTGATCTCCCAGCTCACCCGCAACGCCAACCAGCTGGGCGAGACCATCAAGAGCAGCACCCACTACGATATGCTCGAGAACCGCCGGGAGGGCCTCCACCGGCAGATCCGGACCATGGGCACCCTGCGCGGGGAGGGGATCCGCAAGGTCCGGCTCTTCAACAAGGAGGGCCGGATCATGTTCTCCTCGGACAGCGGGGAGATCGGCACCGCCGTGAACAAGCGCGGCGAGGCATGCTACGCCTGCCACGCCGAAGGCCAGCCCCTGGAGAAGCTGGACGTGAACGCCCGGGCCCGGGTCTACCGGGACGCCGACGGCACCCGGGTGCTGGGGATCATCAACCCCATTCCCAACGAGCCCTCCTGCTACACGGCCGAATGCCACGCCCACGCGGCCTCCCAGCGGGTGCTGGGCGTCCTGGACGTGAACGTCTCCATGGCCGAGGCCGACCGGGAGATGGCCCGGGCCCGGCAGGTGATGCTGGGCTTCGCCACCCTGGCCATCGTCTGCAGCAGCCTCATCATCTGGTGGCTCAACCGCAAGCTGGTGGTGAGGCCCGTGGAGGCCCTCATGGAGGGCACCCTGCGCGTCGCCCAGGGCGACCTGACCACGGCCATCAAGGTGGAGGGCCACCACGAGCTCAGCCATCTGGCCGAGGCCTTCAACACCATGACCAGCCAGATCTCGGAGACCCGGCTCCAGCTCACCCAGGCCGACAAGCTCGCCTCCGTGGGCCGGCTCGCCGCGGGCATCGCCCACGAGATCAACAACCCCCTCACGGGCGTCCTCACCTACGCCTCCCTCATGGCCAAGCGACTTCCCGAGGGGGACCCCAACGCCGAGGACGTGGACGTCATCATCCGCGAGACCAAGCGGTGCAGGGCGATCATCAAGGAGCTGCTGGATTTCGCCCGGCCCGCGCCCCCTTCGCGCAAGGCCACGGACCTCAACGAGGTCTGCCGCCACTCCCTGGCCGTGGTGATGAATCAGCTGAGTCTCAATCACATCAACCTGGCCCTGGACCTCGCCCAGGACCTGCCGGAAGCCTACGCCGACGGCAACCAGATCCAGCAGATCGCCGTGAACCTGCTCCTCAACGCCGCCGACGTCGTGGAACCTGAAATGGGCCAGATCCGCCTGGTCACGCGGGTCTACGACGAGGCCTTCGTGGAGCTCCAGGTCACCGACAACGGCTCGGGCATCGCCCCCGAGGACCTCCCCCACCTCTTCGAACCCTTCTTCTCCACCAAGGGGAACCGCGGCACGGGCCTCGGCCTCGCGGTCACCTGGGGTATCGTGGAGAGTCACGGCGGATCCATCGACGTGCAGACGGAACTGGGCAAGGGCACCACGTTCTCGATCCGCATACCCATTCTCAATCCCGAAGCCGGAATCTCCCCATCCTGA
- the nrfD gene encoding NrfD/PsrC family molybdoenzyme membrane anchor subunit encodes MKTFKFPRITFWGVVATTLILLGVGAAIARFTLGLGATTNLSDEFPWGLWIGFDFLGIGLAAAGFTIVAAVHLFHARQYEPIVRPAILTAFIGYLLVVLVLVIDLGRPDHFWHPLVMWNPHSVMFEITWCVILYTTVLSAEFAPIVLEKFNLHAPIKWIHSVSLPLMILGVLLSTLHQSSFGSLYLIVPNRLHPLWYTPLLPILFFISCIASGVSMVILETLVLSRKGRTLLPAALRANLAKITAVALAVYLVVRFQDMFSRHALGELKHLTYHSAAFYFEIIVGFVIPFILLLSHRIRNSRRGLYVTTLMVLAGFAANRMNTAITGLESYPTHTYFPSLLEVLIMTGIAAIGFTAFTLIARYLPIFPDMPQPEPDEHPFSSLSPAVEGE; translated from the coding sequence ATGAAAACCTTCAAATTCCCCCGCATCACCTTCTGGGGCGTGGTCGCCACCACCCTGATCCTCCTGGGCGTCGGGGCGGCCATCGCGCGGTTCACCCTGGGCCTGGGCGCCACCACCAACCTCTCCGACGAGTTCCCCTGGGGGCTCTGGATCGGCTTCGACTTCCTGGGCATCGGGCTGGCCGCGGCCGGCTTCACCATCGTCGCCGCCGTGCACCTCTTCCACGCCCGGCAGTACGAGCCCATCGTGCGCCCCGCCATCCTCACCGCCTTCATCGGGTACCTGCTGGTGGTGCTGGTGCTGGTCATCGACCTGGGCCGGCCCGACCACTTCTGGCACCCCCTGGTCATGTGGAACCCGCATTCCGTGATGTTCGAGATCACCTGGTGCGTCATCCTCTACACCACCGTCCTTTCCGCGGAGTTCGCCCCGATCGTGCTCGAGAAGTTCAACCTCCACGCCCCCATCAAGTGGATCCACAGCGTCTCCCTTCCGCTGATGATCCTGGGCGTGCTGCTGTCCACGCTGCACCAGTCCTCCTTCGGGTCGCTCTACCTGATCGTGCCCAACCGGCTGCACCCGCTCTGGTACACGCCGCTGCTTCCCATCCTCTTCTTCATCTCCTGCATCGCCTCGGGCGTCTCCATGGTGATCCTGGAGACCCTCGTCCTCTCCCGGAAGGGGCGGACCCTGCTTCCCGCGGCCCTGCGGGCCAACCTCGCCAAGATCACCGCCGTGGCCCTGGCCGTGTACCTCGTGGTGCGCTTCCAGGACATGTTCAGCCGGCACGCCCTGGGCGAACTCAAGCACCTCACCTACCACAGCGCCGCGTTCTACTTCGAGATCATCGTCGGCTTCGTGATTCCCTTCATCCTGCTGCTTTCCCATCGCATCCGGAACTCCCGGCGCGGCCTCTACGTCACCACCCTCATGGTTCTGGCGGGCTTCGCGGCCAACCGCATGAACACGGCCATCACCGGCCTGGAGAGCTATCCCACCCACACCTACTTCCCGTCCCTGCTGGAGGTGCTGATCATGACGGGCATCGCGGCCATCGGCTTCACGGCCTTCACGCTCATCGCCCGCTACCTCCCCATCTTCCCCGACATGCCCCAGCCCGAGCCTGACGAACATCCGTTCTCCAGCCTCTCCCCGGCCGTGGAAGGCGAGTAG
- a CDS encoding 4Fe-4S dicluster domain-containing protein, whose translation MGQKKALLIDITLCVGCNACQAACKVENKLPEGEEKALSLSAFTALSEHDGLFVRHMCQHCDIPTCVSACPVGALEKRADGPVLYDGDKCIGCRYCMQACPFHIPRYEWKSTRPGIKKCILCAPRLAKGLPTACAEACPTGATKFGDRNDLLIEATNRITADPGKYVAKIYGKTDVGGTSVLYLSPVPFEKLGFDTRLGQEPMPLLSMNALSKVPNVVGVGSVMLAGIWWITNRREDVAREEGSRKQDSNHENRG comes from the coding sequence ATGGGTCAGAAAAAAGCACTGTTGATCGATATCACGCTTTGCGTAGGCTGCAACGCCTGCCAGGCCGCCTGCAAGGTAGAGAACAAGCTGCCGGAAGGGGAGGAGAAAGCCCTTTCCCTGTCAGCTTTTACCGCGTTGAGCGAGCACGATGGCCTCTTCGTTCGGCACATGTGCCAGCACTGCGATATTCCCACCTGCGTGTCCGCTTGTCCGGTTGGCGCCCTGGAGAAGCGGGCAGACGGTCCGGTCTTGTATGATGGAGATAAGTGCATTGGCTGCCGCTATTGCATGCAGGCCTGCCCCTTCCACATCCCCCGTTATGAGTGGAAGAGCACCCGGCCCGGGATCAAGAAGTGCATCCTGTGCGCCCCCCGCTTGGCCAAGGGGCTGCCCACCGCCTGCGCGGAAGCCTGCCCCACCGGCGCCACGAAGTTTGGGGACCGGAATGATCTCCTTATCGAGGCTACCAACCGGATCACCGCCGATCCGGGCAAGTACGTGGCCAAAATCTACGGCAAGACGGACGTGGGGGGCACCTCCGTCCTCTACCTCAGCCCCGTCCCCTTCGAGAAGCTGGGCTTCGACACCCGGCTGGGCCAGGAGCCCATGCCCCTCCTGAGCATGAACGCCCTGTCCAAGGTGCCCAACGTCGTCGGCGTCGGCAGCGTCATGCTCGCCGGCATCTGGTGGATCACCAACCGGCGCGAGGACGTCGCCCGCGAGGAAGGCTCCAGGAAACAGGACTCCAACCACGAGAACCGGGGTTAA